One segment of Actinomycetota bacterium DNA contains the following:
- a CDS encoding DivIVA domain-containing protein yields MLPRRERRVVRVVDGGGAMSAYQPDAEATQHNGEGPPAFRVVRRGYDPEEVDAYFSQLATRLNEAVDQYAKAEQARAELQDEVTSLQKRAPSFEQVGGEAAALLQEAGRTAEQMVENARRRADTIIEKAQQQAEQMRADVTTEAQKVLEQAREVAEQIRAEVEQERAAVVEETDQVRAFRDGLLDDLGRVHGEISGLLERTRMQRDQALPAGGTADPKATQNGKTKKPTEPTKVAEDN; encoded by the coding sequence CGCGTCGTGGATGGAGGGGGTGCCATGAGCGCGTACCAACCGGACGCCGAGGCCACACAGCACAACGGCGAGGGACCGCCAGCCTTTCGGGTGGTGCGGCGTGGGTACGACCCCGAGGAGGTCGACGCCTACTTCTCCCAGCTCGCCACGCGCCTGAACGAGGCGGTCGACCAGTACGCCAAGGCCGAGCAGGCACGGGCCGAGCTCCAGGATGAGGTCACCAGCCTTCAGAAGCGAGCGCCGTCCTTCGAGCAGGTTGGTGGGGAGGCGGCCGCGCTGTTGCAGGAGGCCGGCCGCACGGCCGAGCAGATGGTCGAGAACGCCCGGCGCCGCGCCGACACGATCATCGAGAAGGCCCAGCAGCAGGCCGAGCAGATGCGGGCCGATGTCACCACCGAGGCGCAGAAGGTGCTGGAGCAGGCTCGGGAGGTGGCCGAGCAGATCCGCGCCGAGGTGGAGCAGGAGCGGGCGGCGGTGGTGGAGGAGACCGATCAGGTGCGCGCATTCCGCGATGGGCTGTTGGACGACCTGGGTCGGGTGCACGGCGAGATCAGCGGACTGCTGGAGCGGACCCGCATGCAGCGGGACCAGGCGCTGCCTGCCGGCGGCACCGCTGATCCCAAGGCCACACAGAATGGCAAAACCAAGAAGCCGACCGAGCCCACCAAGGTCGCCGAGGACAACTAG